In Lysinibacillus sp. FSL M8-0337, the following proteins share a genomic window:
- a CDS encoding sigma-70 family RNA polymerase sigma factor: protein MEIEQIIAEHGDYLLKVAYLYVKNEATAEDIVQDVFIAYYQKQQQFRQESSLRTYLVKMTVNRSHDYLRSWKSKRLSLFEKITGRTTTITPEKELLAKSTKQELVAALFTLSVPYREVLILYYFEEMTTVDIAQLVHCPEATIRTRLQRARKQLASIIGDYDWEVLRYESI, encoded by the coding sequence ATGGAGATTGAACAAATAATTGCAGAGCACGGGGATTATCTACTGAAGGTTGCCTATCTATATGTGAAGAATGAAGCAACGGCAGAAGACATTGTTCAAGATGTGTTTATTGCCTATTATCAAAAGCAACAGCAGTTTCGACAAGAATCATCTTTACGTACATATTTAGTTAAAATGACAGTCAATCGCAGTCACGATTATTTACGCAGTTGGAAAAGTAAACGGCTGTCATTATTTGAGAAAATAACAGGACGCACAACGACCATTACGCCGGAAAAAGAATTACTCGCTAAATCGACAAAACAGGAGCTAGTAGCAGCTTTATTCACTTTATCAGTGCCATACAGAGAGGTTCTAATTCTCTATTATTTTGAGGAAATGACCACTGTAGATATTGCGCAGCTAGTGCATTGCCCAGAAGCTACGATTCGAACAAGGTTGCAGCGGGCAAGAAAACAACTAGCTTCAATAATTGGTGACTATGATTGGGAGGTGTTACGTTATGAATCAATTTAA
- a CDS encoding TIGR04104 family putative zinc finger protein has product MNQFKKNVLKELQHVKLSAEKKQQIAQKARSRNRQKQNSQRQYRIVLAAFTLLAIGFSVLVTLKTEHPTRTMQGATLQQETNRWSLWMLLEHDWIKGLVLLSLFVTIALWIKRILLKKGYGLPVCMACGEEWTAKQVRKYYWKNGQMSCPHCQKVHYRTKKSVQLNGFLNLPIPFMVFINYFFSNPLMGISFYIVSVAIYLYILIPVVMKLQEDDPSNEPLW; this is encoded by the coding sequence ATGAATCAATTTAAAAAAAACGTGTTAAAAGAGCTACAGCATGTAAAGCTGTCCGCTGAAAAAAAGCAACAGATTGCACAAAAAGCTAGGAGTAGAAATAGACAAAAACAGAATAGCCAGCGGCAGTATCGTATTGTGTTAGCAGCATTTACATTGCTTGCCATTGGTTTTAGCGTCCTTGTCACACTAAAAACGGAACATCCTACAAGGACAATGCAAGGAGCGACTTTACAGCAAGAAACAAATAGATGGAGCTTATGGATGCTTTTAGAGCATGATTGGATAAAAGGTTTAGTGCTTTTAAGTCTCTTTGTCACTATAGCATTGTGGATCAAGCGTATATTGCTGAAAAAAGGATATGGCTTGCCAGTATGTATGGCGTGTGGAGAAGAATGGACTGCTAAGCAAGTCCGAAAATATTATTGGAAAAATGGGCAAATGTCTTGCCCACATTGTCAAAAAGTACATTATCGCACAAAAAAGTCAGTACAATTAAATGGATTCCTCAATTTGCCTATACCATTTATGGTTTTTATAAATTATTTCTTTAGTAATCCTTTAATGGGTATTAGTTTTTATATCGTAAGTGTAGCCATTTATCTTTATATTTTAATTCCTGTTGTCATGAAATTACAGGAAGATGACCCTAGCAATGAACCACTGTGGTAA
- a CDS encoding biotin transporter BioY, with product MKKSSTYNYVLAAFGAAIIAVLAQVTIPLPLIPITGQTLAVGLVVTILGTKLGTLSVLVYILLGTAGIPVFSGMSGGYGIIIGPTGGYIVGFLAAAVLMGIYLDKFGITYVQAIIANIIGMVVTLAFGTVWLKIVGDLTWTAAFMGGAAPFIIVGILKAVLAAWLGVVVRRRLVSAHLIEAVA from the coding sequence TTGAAGAAGAGTAGTACTTACAATTATGTGTTAGCGGCATTCGGAGCGGCTATTATCGCAGTTCTTGCACAGGTAACGATTCCGCTACCATTGATTCCAATTACAGGACAAACTTTAGCAGTAGGCTTAGTTGTCACAATATTAGGTACAAAGCTTGGTACACTATCTGTACTGGTATATATTTTACTTGGCACAGCAGGAATACCTGTCTTTAGTGGTATGTCAGGAGGATATGGTATTATCATAGGACCAACTGGCGGATATATTGTAGGCTTCCTTGCAGCGGCTGTTTTAATGGGGATATACTTAGATAAATTTGGTATTACTTATGTACAAGCTATTATTGCCAACATTATCGGCATGGTAGTAACATTGGCATTCGGTACAGTGTGGTTGAAAATTGTTGGAGATTTAACATGGACTGCAGCCTTTATGGGAGGAGCCGCACCATTTATCATTGTAGGTATTCTAAAAGCAGTACTTGCTGCATGGCTTGGTGTTGTTGTACGTCGACGCTTAGTAAGTGCACATTTAATTGAAGCAGTAGCATAG
- a CDS encoding amidohydrolase, translated as MATLWTGGTIYTMERAGETVEAILEKDGKIVAVGTVDTLLPQATAVQHLQGNIMYPGFVDSHLHIIGYGEKLMHIDVSNVTSKDELLQIIGARMEGVSAEQWVVAIGMNETAYTEPIFPTLSELDALGEAHLIIKRSCHHLILANSKALAFAGITNELPSPEGGIIEKKHGQLTGVLKDTALYMIVNHMPYYTPAYIEEALQKAIASLQSYGLVGGHSEDLSYFGPPSQPIHAFRKIVDAQKSFKVHLLQHHSVFEEVALLNEQSTPYVEFGAMKIFVDGAFGGHTAALREPYCDDPDNYGILVHSSAQLEQYVQLARRYGQTVAVHAIGDLAIETILDVFAAYPPLEGQLDRLIHCSLVDEAILDKLATLPVAVDMQPQFVQGEYLAEIVKLGEKRSQGLHPLKSLLDRGLIVAGGSDAPIEVPNPLYGIYAAVARRNFGESHEGFGPQEKISRFEAVRLYTVGSAEIIGQEHKRGKIKEGFSADFTVFDDDIFTVDIEQIPHIQVAYTVVDGRIVYKQTKNRCEA; from the coding sequence ATGGCAACGCTTTGGACAGGTGGAACAATTTATACGATGGAACGAGCTGGTGAAACAGTTGAAGCTATTCTTGAAAAAGACGGCAAAATTGTGGCAGTAGGAACGGTGGATACGCTATTACCACAAGCAACAGCTGTCCAGCATTTGCAAGGGAACATTATGTACCCAGGGTTTGTCGATAGCCATTTACATATTATTGGCTATGGAGAGAAGTTAATGCATATAGATGTTTCAAACGTAACTAGTAAGGATGAGCTGCTCCAAATCATTGGTGCACGTATGGAAGGTGTTTCGGCAGAGCAATGGGTCGTTGCCATTGGTATGAATGAAACAGCATATACAGAGCCCATTTTTCCAACTTTGTCAGAGCTTGATGCACTTGGTGAAGCTCATTTGATTATTAAACGAAGCTGCCATCATTTAATTTTAGCTAATTCTAAAGCACTTGCATTTGCAGGGATTACCAATGAATTACCTTCTCCAGAAGGTGGCATTATTGAAAAAAAACACGGTCAATTAACAGGTGTTTTAAAAGATACAGCGTTGTACATGATTGTTAACCACATGCCTTATTATACACCTGCATATATAGAGGAAGCGCTTCAAAAGGCCATTGCATCTCTTCAATCCTATGGTTTAGTTGGAGGGCATTCAGAAGATTTAAGCTACTTCGGACCACCGAGTCAACCAATTCATGCTTTTCGTAAAATTGTGGATGCCCAAAAATCGTTTAAAGTGCATTTATTGCAGCACCATTCCGTTTTTGAGGAAGTTGCTCTGTTAAACGAACAATCAACGCCTTATGTGGAATTTGGTGCCATGAAAATATTCGTCGATGGTGCTTTCGGTGGTCATACTGCTGCGCTACGTGAGCCTTATTGTGATGATCCAGACAATTATGGCATACTTGTTCATTCAAGCGCGCAATTAGAGCAATATGTGCAACTTGCACGGCGCTATGGACAAACAGTAGCTGTGCACGCAATCGGGGATTTAGCCATTGAGACAATACTAGATGTTTTTGCGGCATATCCACCACTTGAAGGACAATTAGATCGTTTAATTCATTGTAGCCTAGTTGATGAAGCCATTTTAGACAAGTTGGCAACATTACCGGTAGCTGTAGATATGCAACCACAATTTGTGCAGGGCGAATATTTAGCTGAAATAGTAAAATTAGGTGAGAAACGTTCGCAAGGTTTACATCCACTAAAATCTCTTTTAGATAGAGGGCTGATTGTAGCAGGTGGTAGTGATGCACCCATTGAAGTGCCGAATCCGTTATACGGAATTTATGCTGCCGTGGCAAGACGTAATTTTGGAGAGAGTCATGAAGGCTTTGGTCCTCAGGAGAAAATTTCGCGCTTTGAAGCAGTGCGTTTGTATACAGTAGGGTCTGCTGAAATCATCGGTCAGGAGCATAAGCGAGGTAAGATAAAAGAAGGCTTTAGTGCTGATTTTACCGTGTTCGACGATGATATTTTTACAGTTGATATTGAACAAATCCCACATATTCAAGTGGCATATACAGTTGTCGATGGTCGTATCGTTTATAAACAGACAAAAAATCGTTGTGAGGCATAG